The Aedes albopictus strain Foshan chromosome 2, AalbF5, whole genome shotgun sequence region TTTCATATGTATAGCCACATCCACATGtatagttttgattttttttaaatttgcatttttcaagaaatatcttAAAAGTGCcatttcatcataactttgttCAACGTTCAATAagtgcctatgttttaaagacttTTCAAGCATTAAAAGGGTGACAAAGGGTGGCAGATTTGTTTTCTTCATCAAGAAGGGTTTTTGTAGGCCAACTTGCTTGAAACTAGGTTGTACAACGCAGTttgattaaggactgttcattaaagaaagtggacacctgtttttcaatagaaaatatttattttcgaatacattcataagtttatttttatttaatacaatcaacatacatgtggccgaattcacgtgagtttgaacatttacttcgcatttctgaagaatgcttggactttcctcttgatacctcccattagattttgcacaactttctccgtaacatttcgttgtgccgcagaccaaattttcttgaagcaatcaacagagcttgcttcacttccatctttcttgagatgccgccttattattgtccagtatcttttcacaggacgcagttcagggaagttttgtggattttgccatttttcgacaaaatcgactttttttgtcttgagcatctctataactatgaaaatttaaaatgttcattgaaagcgtagtcgatggaaatttcgcaagtgttacgtctgtttatctgtgcatgacagttcaaaaattagttgtctaaaaatagtgttttacgagaacggtcctaccttcgcgaaagattaaccaaacgAGCCCATATTTGTATCAATGGTGTACATGAACATATATAAGGTCGACAAACAgtcaattttttttcattttttatgcactctttgAGAAGTTACAGCTTgtcgaatttttttgtgagagaaaaaaaagttgcctatcccaaacatttcggTCACTCCTGTATATTGTATACACTTGCAATTCTGTTAAATGTTCTTTGATTTTTCCTTATATTTATGGGTCATtccgcgccaagtgaccgaccgcttgcaatcgaccatcacggatttgaaccaaatttggctgaaacatttattTAGATggtaaaagaaaaaatccaaattttggtgccgatcggatgacccctcggcccgtggcagcacccctcgttttggccgatatgaaaattatcctctctttcttttatttttatcattgaaacgattgcacatacacattttcgacgttcggcttttttaaaggaaatcgttcagggaatccagaaaaaatatttttttttttgatacagtgttgccagatatcatatttttcaattttaaaactaaaaatcgatttttctcaaaatacttatattttgattttgatttgatccaatagcctctgcccagcaactcctatccctacctccacgcggtaccggccggaaactatgagcaaccttagggaagatcgggtaaccaaccccggtgggaactttggtcgtaggctgacagggaaggggggggtttgcttcggtaaacctgagcgtctgttctccaggaggagcggctcacaacagcgtctgatccccatgttgggggcggctgatctacgtccgagtgccagggaaggactctaagctcaagtgtgcactatggtcctccggaaagtagttggatggtgtcaggccctacgagccagccgtaaaaaaccattgtaacggaaaatcagcaacagaatacgaaccgagaccaacggcaacgaccccagcgaacaaaaaggacttgcgattggaaactcggtacgtggaactgccgatctctcaacttcgccgcatactcgccgatctactgaaggaccgcgggttcggcatcgtagcgctgcaggaggtgtgttggacaggatccatggtgcgaacgtttagaggtaatcataccatctaccagagctgcggcaacacacgcgagctgggaacagctttcatcgtgatgggtgatatgcagaggcgcgtgatcggttgatggccgatcgacgaaagaatgtgcaggttgaggatcaaaggccgattcttcaacttcagcataataaacgtgcacagcccacactccggaagtactgataatgacaaggacgcattttacgcacagCTTGAACGCGAGTGCGATCGCTGCCcatgccacgacgtcaagatcatcataggtgatttgaacgctcaggtaggccaggaggaggaattcagaccgacgattggtaagttcagcgcccaccagctgacgaacgaaaacggcctacgactcattgatttcgccgcctccaaaaatatggccatacgtagcacctttttccaacacagcctcccttatcgttacacctggagatcaccacagcagacggaatctcaaatcgaccacgttctgattgacggacggcacttctccgacattatcgacgtcaggacctatcgtggtgccaacatcgactccgaccactatctggtgatggtcaaactgcgcccaaaattctccgtcatcaacaatgtacgataccggcgaccgccacggtacaacctagagcgactgaagcaaccggatgtcgcctcagcatacgcgcagaatctcgaggccgcgttgccagacgagggcgagctcgatgaggcccctctagaggactgctggagtgcagtgaaagcagccatcaacgacgcagccgagagcaccatcgggtacgtggaacggaatcaacggaacgaatggttcgacgaagagtgcagaacggttttggaggagaagaatgcagcgagggcggtaatgctgcagcaagggactcgacagaacgtggaacgttataaacagaagcggaaacagcagacccgcctctttcgggagaaaaagcgccgcctggaagaagcggagtgtgaagaaatggaactgctgtgccgttcccaagaaaaacggaagttctatcagaagctcaacgcatcccgcaacggcttcgtgccgcgagccgaaatatgcagggataaagacggaggcctcttgacggacggacgtgaggtgatcgaaaggtggaagcagcacttcgatcagcacctgaacggcgtggagaacgtaggcacgggagcccacggcaacggaggaaacgacgacgccagtgcagcggaggacggaattgaaccaactcccacgctgagggaagttaaggatgccatttaccagctcaaaaccaacaaagcagctggtaaggattgtatcgcagctgaactcatcaagatgggcccagaaaagttggccacctgtctgcatcggctgatagtcagatctgggaaaccgaacagctatcggaggagtggaaggaaggggtaatctgccccattcacaagaaaggcgaccatttggaatgtgagaacttcagggcgatcactattttgaatgctgcctacaaagcgttatcccagatcatcttccgtcgtttgtcacctaaaacaaatgagttcgtgggaagttatcaagccggcttcatcgacggccggtcgacaacggaccagatctttaccgtacggcaaatcctccagaaatgccatgaataccaggtcccaactgctggggctgcaaaacggtgagtcgataaggagagcatccaatatagctctggtcctcacaagttcctacctcatgcttccacgggtcaagcgatgacaaagaccgccagctaagagttgtgtgcttagctggtagtgcatcctgggcactgttgtccttctgacttcagctagattgaggaggtacgatccgagtgtctgttcaccaaggaggtgcggctcaaacagcgtctgttctggcatccagcggctgagtaagaaacgctgcaccacgcccagctagatccaaggtggtagccccatcagcgtggtcgtcccagtgttggttgggacgttaaacagaactggcacgatggccctccggcgagacaggagtgttggcgtaggcccaataagccacccgtaaaaatccccattgcgaataacataggaggaaatacgactcgatacaatcggcaaagacccacgcgacgaaataaggactacgattggaaacttggaacatggaattgcaagtcacaaggtttcgcaggatgtgacaggataatctacgacgaactacatccccgcaacttcgacatcgtggcgttgcaggaactttgttggactggacagaaagtgtggaaaagcgggcatcgagcggctaccttctaccaaagctgtggcaccaccaatgaactgggaacaggatttatagtgttgggcaagatgcgacaacgtgtgatcgggtggcagccgatcaacgcaaggatgtgcatgttgagagttaagggccgtttcttcaactacagcatcatcaacgtccactgcccacacgaagggagacccgatgacgagaaagaagcgttctacgcgcagttagagcaaacatacgatggttgctcgccgcgtgacgtgaaaatcgttatcggcgacatgaacgcgcaggtaggaagggaggaaatatacagaccggtaatcgggcgaaacagcctgcacgccgtatcgaatgataacggccagcgatgcgtaaactttgcagcctcccgtggtatggtagtccgaagcaccttcttcccccgcaaagatatccacaaagccacctggagatcacccgaccatcaaacagaaaaccaaatcgaccacgttctaatcgacggtaaattcttctcatatataaccaacgtccgcacataccgcagtgcgaatatagattcggatcactacttagtcgctgtatgcatgcgctcaaaactttcgacagttatcaccacgcgtcgaagtcgaacgccgcggctcaacatcgagcaacttcgtaacgtagaagtggctcaagactacgcgcagcagttagcagtggccctaccaacggaagagcagcttggcgcagctacacttgaagatggctggagggacatccgatccgccataggtagtacctcggctacagcactaggtttcgcggctccgaatcacataaacgactggtacgacggcgaatgtgaacagttgaaaaacgagaagaatgcagcatgggcgagaatgctgcaacaccgtacgagagcgaatgaggcacgttacaaacaggcgcggaacaggcagaactcagtcttccggatgaagaagcgccagcaggaagaacgagatcgcgaagcgatggaagagctgtaccgcgctaaggacacacgaaagttctacgagaagctgaaccgctcgcgcagaggcttt contains the following coding sequences:
- the LOC134288053 gene encoding uncharacterized protein LOC134288053; this translates as MCRLRIKGRFFNFSIINVHSPHSGSTDNDKDAFYAQLERECDRCPCHDVKIIIGDLNAQVGQEEEFRPTIGKFSAHQLTNENGLRLIDFAASKNMAIRSTFFQHSLPYRYTWRSPQQTESQIDHVLIDGRHFSDIIDVRTYRGANIDSDHYLVMVKLRPKFSVINNVRYRRPPRYNLERLKQPDVASAYAQNLEAALPDEGELDEAPLEDCWSAVKAAINDAAESTIGYVERNQRNEWFDEECRTVLEEKNAARAVMLQQGTRQNVERYKQKRKQQTRLFREKKRRLEEAECEEMELLCRSQEKRKFYQKLNASRNGFVPRAEICRDKDGGLLTDGREVIERWKQHFDQHLNGVENVGTGAHGNGGNDDASAAEDGIEPTPTLREVKDAIYQLKTNKAAGKDCIAAELIKMGPEKLATCLHRLIVRSGKPNSYRRSGRKG